A single region of the Cronobacter condimenti 1330 genome encodes:
- the nudE gene encoding ADP compounds hydrolase NudE has product MNKPLQKPTILNIETVARSRLFSVEQVSLAFSNGEKRIYERMRPSEREAVMIVPIIDDHLVLIREYAVGTESYELGFSKGLIDPGENIYEAANRELKEEVGFGANALTFLRKLTMAPSYFSSKMNILVAEDLYPETLQGDEPEPLVQERWPLAHMMDLLEDPDFSEARNVSALFLVREWLKGQGRL; this is encoded by the coding sequence ATGAATAAACCCCTACAAAAACCCACTATTTTAAATATCGAAACGGTCGCCCGCTCGCGACTTTTCAGTGTCGAACAGGTAAGTCTGGCCTTCAGTAACGGCGAAAAACGCATCTATGAGCGCATGCGCCCGTCCGAACGTGAAGCCGTCATGATTGTGCCGATTATCGACGACCATCTGGTATTGATTCGTGAATATGCCGTGGGCACGGAATCCTATGAACTGGGATTTTCCAAAGGGCTTATCGATCCGGGTGAAAATATTTACGAGGCCGCCAATCGGGAATTAAAAGAAGAAGTGGGCTTTGGCGCGAATGCGCTAACGTTCCTGCGAAAACTCACCATGGCGCCGTCTTATTTCTCCAGCAAAATGAATATTCTGGTGGCCGAAGATTTGTACCCGGAAACGTTGCAGGGTGATGAGCCTGAGCCGCTGGTTCAGGAGCGCTGGCCACTCGCCCATATGATGGACCTGCTGGAGGATCCGGACTTCAGCGAAGCCCGTAACGTCAGCGCGTTATTCCTGGTCAGAGAGTGGCTGAAGGGGCAGGGACGTTTATAG